A part of Mustela erminea isolate mMusErm1 chromosome 9, mMusErm1.Pri, whole genome shotgun sequence genomic DNA contains:
- the LOC116599419 gene encoding olfactory receptor 51E2: MPAMSSCNFTHTTFVLIGIPGLEEAHFWIGFPLLSMYVVAVFGNCIVVFIVRTERSLHAPMYLFLCMLAAIDLALSTSTMPKILALFWFDSREITFDACITQMFFIHALSAIESTILLAMAFDRYIAICHPLCHAAVLNNTVTAQIGMVAVVRGSLFFIPLPLLIKRLAFCHSNVLSHSYCVHQDMMKLAYADTLPNVIYGLTAILLVMGVDVLFISLSYFLIIRTVLQLPSKSERAKAFGTCVSHIGVVLAFYVPLIGLSVVHRFGNSLDPIVHVLMGDVYLLLPPVINPIIYGAKTKQIRTRVLAMFKISHDKDPQDVGRR; encoded by the coding sequence ATGCCAGCTATGAGTTCCTGCAACTTCACACATACCACCTTTGTACTTATTGGTATCCCAGGATTAGAAGAAGCCCATTTTTGGATCGGCTTTCCCCTGCTTTCAATGTATGTCGTGGCAGTGTTTGGAAACTGCATCGTGGTCTTCATCGTAAGGACAGAGCGCAGCCTACATGCTCCCATGTACCTCTTTCTCTGCATGCTGGCAGCAATTGACCTGGCCTTGTCAACATCCACCATGCCCAAGATCCTCGCCCTCTTCTGGTTTGATTCCCGGGAGATTACTTTTGATGCCTGCATTACCCAGATGTTTTTTATTCATGCTCTCTCAGCTATTGAGTCCACTATCCTGCTGGCCATGGCCTTTGACCGTTATATAGCCATCTGCCACCCACTGTGCCATGCAGCAGTGCTCAACAATACAGTAACAGCCCAGATTGGCATGGTGGCTGTTGTCCGTGGATCCCTCTTCTTTATCCCACTGCCTCTGCTCATCAAGCGGCTGGCCTTCTGCCACTCCAATGTGCTCTCTCACTCCTATTGTGTCCACCAGGATATGATGAAGTTGGCCTATGCAGACACGTTGCCCAATGTGATCTATGGTCTTACAGCCATACTGTTGGTTATGGGCGTGGATGTTCTGTTTATCTCCTTGTCCTATTTTCTGATTATACGAACAGTTCTACAACTGCCTTCCAAGTCAGAGCGGGCCAAGGCTTTTGGAACCTGTGTGTCACACATCGGTGTGGTATTAGCTTTCTATGTTCCTCTCATTGGCCTCTCAGTGGTACACCGTTTTGGAAACAGCCTTGATCCCATTGTGCATGTTCTCATGGGTGATGTTTATCTACTCCTGCCTCCTGTGATCAATCCCATCATCTACGGTGCCAAGACCAAACAGATCAGAACTCGTGTGCTAGCTATGTTCAAGATCAGCCACGACAAGGACCCTCAGGATGTGGGGAGAAGGTGA
- the LOC116599421 gene encoding olfactory receptor 51F2-like produces the protein MSNFWNTTSTSIIFLLTGVPGLEAFHIWISIPFCFLYITALSGNSLILFAIVTQPSLHKPMYYFLSMLSTTDLGLSISTLITMMGIFWFDAREISFNACLLQMFFIKLFTVMESSVLLAMAFDRFVAISNPLRYATILTDSRIAQIGVAIVIRGTLMLTPMVALLKRLSFCRSHVLHHSYCFHPDVMKLSCTDTRINNAVGLTAMISTVGVDSIFILLSYILIIKTVLSIASPEERKKAFSTCISHIGAVVIFYFPLISLSFVHRFGKRAPAYVHTMIANTYLLIPPVMNPIIYSVKTKQIRRAVIKTIYSKET, from the coding sequence ATGTCAAACTTCTGGAATACCACATCTACTTCCATCATTTTCCTCCTAACTGGTGTTCCCGGGCTGGAAGCCTTCCACATCTGGATCTCCAttcccttctgctttctctaCATAACCGCCCTCTCAGGAAACAGCCTGATCCTCTTTGCCATTGTCACCCAGCCCAGCCTCCACAAACCCATGTATTATTTCCTCTCCATGCTGTCCACCACTGACCTCGGCCTGTCCATATCCACCCTGATCACCATGATGGGTATATTCTGGTTCGATGCCAGGGAGATCAGCTTTAATGCCTGCTTGTTACAGATGTTCTTTATTAAACTCTTCACTGTCATGGAATCCTCAGTGCTGTTGGCCATGGCCTTTGATCGTTTTGTGGCCATCTCTAATCCACTCAGGTATGCCACCATTTTAACTGATTCCAGAATAGCTCAAATTGGAGTGGCAATTGTCATCAGAGGGACACTAATGCTGACACCAATGGTTGCACTTCTTAAAAGACTGTCCTTCTGCCGCAGCCACGTGCTTCACCACTCCTACTGCTTCCACCCTGATGTGATGAAGCTCTCATGCACAGACACCAGGATCAACAATGCAGTTGGATTGACTGCCATGATCTCTACTGTTGGTGTGGACTCAATCTTCATCCTCCTCTCTTACATTTTGATTATTAAGACCGTCCTCAGCATTGCATCcccagaagagaggaagaaagcctTCAGCACATGTATCTCCCATATTGGGGCTGTTGTTATTTTCTACTTTCCATTGATCAGTCTGTCCTTTGTTCACAGATTTGGGAAACGAGCCCCAGCCTATGTTCATACAATGATTGCTAACACTTACCTCCTGATCCCTCCTGTAATGAACCCCATCATCTACAGTGTGAAGACCAAACAAATACGCAGAGCTGTGATAAAAACTATCTATTCCAAAGAGACATAG
- the LOC116599422 gene encoding olfactory receptor 51F2-like, with translation MPSFNQSIFHPAVFFLTGIPGFETYHAWLSIPFCCLYAIAISGNGMILFVILTESSLHEPMYYFLSMLSFTDLGLCLSTLVTVLCIFWFNAREISFDACIGQMFFIHGFTFMESSVLLAMAFDRFIAICNPLRYATILTSSRIIKVGFAIVIRGTTALVPLLLLLKRLSFCHSHVLHHSYCFHPDVMKLSCTDTKINSAFGLAIVISTAGIDSVLILLSYVLIIHSVLSIASPEERKKAFGTCVSHISAVAIFYIPMISLSLVHRFGKHAPPLVHTLIANVYLLIPPVMNPIIYSVKTKQIRKAMLKIFSSKLI, from the coding sequence ATGCCATCCTTCAATCAGAGCATTTTCCACCCTGCAGTATTCTTTCTTACTGGTATCCCTGGTTTTGAAACTTACCATGCCTGGCTCTCCATCCCTTTTTGTTGTCTCTATGCCATTGCCATCTCTGGGAATGGCATGATCTTGTTTGTCATCCTCACTGAGTCGAGCCTCCATGAACCCATGTACTATTTCCTCTCCATGCTATCCTTCACAGACCTAGGACTGTGCCTCTCCACATTGGTCACTGTGCTGTGTATTTTCTGGTTCAATGCTCGAGAAATCAGCTTTGATGCCTGCATTGGCCAGATGTTCTTTATCCATGGTTTCACATTCATGGAATCCTCAGTACTCCTAGCAATGGCCTTTGACCGCTTCATTGCCATCTGTAACCCACTGAGATATGCTACAATCTTAACTAGTTCAAGGATCATCAAAGTGGGCTTTGCCATTGTTATTAGAGGGACAACGGCTCTAGTGCCTTTACTCCTACTTCTAAAGCGTCTGTCCTTCTGCCATAGCCATGTTCTGCACCATTCATATTGTTTCCACCCTGATGTGATGAAGCTTTCATGCACAGACACCAAGATCAACAGTGCATTTGGTTTGGCCATTGTCATCTCGACTGCTGGCATAGACTCTGTCTTGATCCTCCTCTCCTATGTTCTGATCATTCACTCTGTGCTCAGTATTGCCTCCCCAGAGGAGCGGAAAAAGGCCTTTGGTACTTGTGTTTCACACATAAGTGCTGTTGCCATCTTCTACATCCCCATGATCAGCTTGTCATTGGTGCACAGATTTGGGAAGCATGCCCCTCCCCTTGTGCATACTCTCATTGCCAATGTTTATCTGCTCATCCCTCCTGTGATGAATCCCATAATCTACAGTGTGAAGACCAAGCAAATTCGCAAAGCTATGCTCAAAATATTCTCCTCGAAGCTCATTTAg